A section of the Glandiceps talaboti chromosome 8, keGlaTala1.1, whole genome shotgun sequence genome encodes:
- the LOC144438642 gene encoding DOMON domain-containing protein FRRS1L-like, giving the protein MELLQPILYITVLLVASTSAQITSTGCGSTKACFRNPSDCTNAATCLFFLSYVENSGDASLVDFEIMGSRTGGSGWVAVGFSDDKMMGADSGVMCSKTDSIETVKTFYNEGEVNTVADASGLSNTAVSVADGVVSCTFSRQKSVVGNAQFFDLSTDYYLLMGSGPIADSGVNMQHETDPVASTIKVSFTSMIDVNAEETGSHSDSHESDGSHISSNVAMLGSVFGLLVALFI; this is encoded by the exons ATGGAATTATTACAACCTATCTTATACATTACGGTGTTACTGGTTGCCTCTACAAGCGCCCAGATCACAAGTACTGGTTGTGGGTCGACAAAAGCATGTTTCCGAAACCCTAGCGATTGTACCAACGCCGCAACGTGCCTTTTCTTCCTATCCTACGTGGAAAACAGTGGTGACGCAAGTCTCGTGGATTTCGAGATCATGGGATCGAGAACTGGAGGATCAGGTTGGGTTGCTGTTGGATTCTCAGATGATAAGATGATG GGTGCTGACAGTGGTGTGATGTGCAGCAAGACTGATAGTATCGAAACTGTCAAAACGTTTTATAATGAAGGAGAGGTGAACACTGTTGCTGATGCT TCCGGGCTTTCAAATACCGCCGTGAGTGTAGCGGACGGGGTTGTGTCATGTACCTTCTCTCGTCAGAAATCCGTAGTAGGCAACGCCCAATTCTTTGATCTCAGCACCGATTATTACTTACTGATGGGTTCAGGTCCCATCGCTGATTCCG GTGTCAATATGCAGCATGAAACAGATCCAGTGGCCTCAACCATCAAAGTCAGTTTTACAAGTATGATTGACGTCAATGCCGAAGAAACCGGGAGTCATTCCGACTCTCATGAATCAGATGGCAGTCACATTTCTT CCAATGTCGCCATGCTCGGCTCAGTATTTGGACTGTTGGTGGCGCTTTTCATTTGA